In Bradysia coprophila strain Holo2 unplaced genomic scaffold, BU_Bcop_v1 contig_350, whole genome shotgun sequence, a genomic segment contains:
- the LOC119080171 gene encoding uncharacterized protein LOC119080171 — protein sequence MCSVPTPIHSSNSLCGTLPPTQMAEGGRSRNGHHIADSSDNELESSPKTHTLEKAKTDRTPVTKPEEDRRRRTIIIEKKNGSYGFTIQSYGIHYKKEQEVEMITYVDFVEYDGPAYKSGMREGDVILSINGADMEKADHKTLVAFIKNCDTRMRMVVLFEDCVRKVELHMRYIQLQNILNAKMNELERTCLREREILEGKWKTHSLPARKKTTASSSSPTDGSENIASPNDSEVPYCRPTLSTEDVNSSRSSKQRTAPPTTQFMLTYQYLDPHCRYILRPSAVNSGEYLVIGQPSRSKSDHQQLIGSNSSSEHIHHQLPGYRHPPQYNQQQNATLPPAHQNKPHTEQKSSKSRHCHGHSCNPCVGQKKDKTNGDNVSLDAYDLASPCCDPHCVPTRRKNRHHKDHHHKHKHRDKETKERTQRPRSQSHASPTAHPVHNNTNHNEKHTHRPRFYDISAGLASHCSLHSCTSSDIGNAAEQSMTSYSTSLSTDTLFWDPHTDTPCNSRQQSTKSRQSYQPHQHSQMTPQQQQQFIHRYHIHAAQIQPTSYMGCPAQYITNKPKSWDNLAMKGYGGYGFGYGYLDTVGPKKQQQQQQQQPQPTAKLQHDELINQQRHSIPRKNPYGRYSTLDIENYAPPPSQFVQAITTTTITKSTENLISPAFNQSDSNLHSSCIGCKEIQHFHQHDCRGYYSHLPRTSTTNVTTANGTNVMNGRGVATVSEVTRL from the exons CTGAGGGTGGTAGAAGTAGAAATGGACATCACATTGCTGACTCCAGCGACAATGAATTGGAATCATCTCCG AAAACGCATACTTTGGAAAAAGCTAAAACGGATAGAACACCAGTTACCAAGCCCGAAGAAGATCGTCGTCGTCGTACCATTAttatcgaaaagaaaaatggttCGTACGGGTTTACCATTCAAAGCTATGGCATCCACTATAAGAAGGAGCAAGAG GTGGAAATGATAACTTACGTTGACTTTGTCGAATACGATGGTCCTGCATACAAATCGGGTATGCGTGAAGGGGACGTTATACTATCGATAAATGGAGCTGATATGGAAAAGGCAGATCACAAGACATTGGTGGCGTTTATAAAAAACTGTGATACTAGAATGCGAATGGTTGTATTGTTCGAAGACTGTGTGCGTAAAGTCGAACTGCATATGCGCTACAttcaattacaaaatattctcaaTGCAAAAATGAACGAATTAGAACGGACCTGTCTTCGGGAGCGTGAAATCCTTGAAGGCAAATGGAAAACACACAGTCTTCCCGCTCGTAAGAAAACCACAGCGTCGTCGTCATCACCGACGGATGGCAGTGAAAATATTGCATCACCCAATGATTCCGAAGTACCATATTGTCGTCCCACACTTTCGACGGAAGACGTAAACAGTTCCAGATCAAGCAAGCAACGCACTGCACCGCCAACGACGCAATTTATGTTGACCTATCAATATTTGGATCCACATTGTCGTTACATTTTGAGACCGTCTGCCGTAAATAGTGGAGAATACTTAGTTATAGGTCAACCATCCCGTAGTAAAAGCGATCATCAACAACTAATAGGAAGCAATTCGAGCTCGGAGCACATTCACCATCAATTACCAGGCTATCGTCATCCACCACAATataatcaacaacaaaatgctACATTACCTCCAGCACATCAAAATAAACCGCACACCGAGCAAAAATCATCGAAATCGAGACATTGTCATGGCCATTCATGCAACCCGTGTGTCGGCCAGAAAAAAGACAAAACCAATGGAGACAATGTAAGCTTAGATGCTTACGATTTAGCTAGTCCTTGCTGTGATCCTCATTGTGTGCCAACgag aaggAAAAACCGACACCACAAAGATCATCACCATAAACACAAGCATCGAGATAAAGAAACCAAAGAACGAACTCAACGGCCTAGATCGCAGTCACATGCATCGCCAACTGCTCATCCAGTTCACAACAACACAAATCACAACGAAAAACAT ACACACCGTCCTCGTTTCTATGACATCAGTGCAGGTTTAGCGTCACATTGCAGCCTCCACTCATGTACGTCCAGCGACATAGGAAACGCAGCGGAACAATCCATGACGTCCTACAGCACGTCACTGAGTACCGATACACTATTTTGGGATCCTCATACCGACACACCTTGTAATTCCCGTCAGCAATCCACCAAATCCAGGCAATCGTACCAGCCACATCAACATTCCCAAATGACACCACAACAGCAACAGCAATTCATTCATCGATATCACATTCATGCCGCACAAATTCAGCCAACATCGTACATGGGCTGTCCTGCACAGTACATTACCAACAAACCCAAATCCTGGGACAATTTGGCGATGAAAGGGTATGGAGGTTACGGTTTCGGATACGGATATTTGGACACAGTTGGCccgaaaaaacaacaacaacaacaacagcaacaacccCAGCCAACAGCTAAACTACAACATGACGAACTGATCAATCAACAAAGACATTCGATTCCGCGTAAGAATCCATACGGTCGCTACTCGACGTTGGACATCGAAAATTATGCTCCGCCACCGTCACAGTTTGTGCAGGCAATCACAACAACGACGATAACCAAATCGACCGAAAATCTAATTAGTCCGGCATTCAATCAATCGGACAGCAATTTGCATTCGTCGTGCATTGGCTGTAAGGAAATTCAACACTTTCATCAGCATGACTGTCGTGGCTATTATTCGCATTTGCCGAGAACCAGCACGACGAATGTGACCACGGCGAATGGTACGAATGTGATGAATGGTAGAGGTGTGGCAACTGTATCGGAGGTGACAAGACTCTAA